The following proteins are co-located in the Planctomycetia bacterium genome:
- a CDS encoding PmoA family protein translates to MKCLQSCICYNLFLGEFIMLGCCGWMVWFCLTGLMVQDSKPTCSIKKIGNMLELKVNDKSVGRYLFDPSQVRPHFHPLYSPEGNAITRLYPMQKDVPGETKDHIHHRGCWVGHQIVILDIDIGKKDSKPINANFWAEVVNPVNQHQGKQICTKVEEPVITEKQASVTTHNTWQTTAGIKILEEKRTLHLVPLPAAALIVFDIELHASEGNITFGDEKDGFMAVRVADIMAEKSKKGGLMQNAEGKQHMGTGENKDRTGCWGLRSAWVDYSGEVKGEKVGITILDHPSNPVPACWHARDYGLLTANPFGRKHSKFPDATGDLVKIKAGEKLHFRYGVLIHPGNAEIGKVADHYQAFLKVK, encoded by the coding sequence ATGAAGTGCCTACAATCGTGTATCTGTTACAACCTTTTTCTGGGTGAGTTCATCATGCTTGGCTGCTGTGGCTGGATGGTTTGGTTCTGTTTAACGGGATTGATGGTGCAGGATAGCAAGCCGACCTGCTCCATTAAGAAGATCGGCAACATGCTGGAACTGAAGGTCAACGACAAATCGGTTGGCCGATATCTTTTCGATCCGAGCCAGGTCAGGCCGCATTTTCATCCGCTTTACAGCCCGGAAGGAAATGCCATCACCCGCTTGTATCCCATGCAGAAGGATGTGCCTGGCGAAACCAAAGATCACATCCATCATCGAGGCTGCTGGGTAGGCCATCAAATTGTCATACTTGATATTGATATCGGAAAGAAAGACAGCAAACCCATCAACGCCAATTTCTGGGCTGAAGTGGTCAACCCCGTGAATCAGCATCAGGGCAAGCAGATTTGCACCAAAGTCGAAGAACCTGTCATCACTGAGAAGCAGGCATCCGTAACCACACACAACACCTGGCAAACGACTGCAGGCATCAAAATTCTCGAAGAGAAACGCACCCTGCATCTGGTGCCCCTACCTGCTGCAGCCTTGATCGTTTTCGATATCGAACTTCATGCCAGCGAAGGGAACATCACCTTCGGCGACGAGAAAGATGGGTTCATGGCAGTTCGCGTGGCTGACATCATGGCGGAGAAAAGCAAAAAGGGCGGCCTGATGCAGAACGCTGAAGGCAAACAGCACATGGGTACAGGCGAGAATAAAGACCGCACAGGCTGCTGGGGCCTGCGTTCCGCCTGGGTCGATTACAGTGGCGAAGTCAAAGGTGAGAAGGTGGGCATCACGATTCTTGATCATCCCAGTAACCCCGTGCCTGCCTGCTGGCATGCTCGAGATTATGGCCTTTTAACTGCCAACCCCTTTGGCAGAAAACACAGCAAGTTCCCCGATGCCACCGGCGATCTGGTCAAAATCAAAGCAGGTGAAAAACTTCACTTCCGTTACGGTGTTCTGATTCACCCAGGCAACGCCGAGATCGGCAAAGTCGCAGATCACTATCAAGCGTTTCTTAAAGTGAAGTAA
- a CDS encoding NIPSNAP family protein, with product MRYKIIAALLLAFATGWLAQTVLAHSREDANRVFEWRIYTVLPGRMDAMNARFKNHTNALLTKHHMTLLGFWQPQGEENSRKLYYLIAHQSRKEAEANWKAFVADPDWIKARDASEKDGKIVEKVERIWLDPTEYSMMK from the coding sequence ATGCGTTATAAGATCATTGCTGCACTGCTGTTGGCGTTTGCCACAGGCTGGCTGGCTCAAACTGTACTGGCTCATTCTCGTGAAGATGCCAACCGGGTTTTCGAATGGCGGATCTACACCGTGCTGCCCGGCAGAATGGATGCCATGAATGCCCGCTTCAAGAACCACACCAATGCACTGCTGACGAAACATCACATGACTTTGCTAGGCTTCTGGCAACCACAAGGTGAAGAGAACAGCCGCAAGCTTTACTATCTAATTGCGCACCAGAGTCGCAAAGAAGCTGAAGCAAACTGGAAGGCATTCGTTGCTGACCCTGACTGGATCAAGGCCCGCGATGCTTCCGAAAAGGATGGAAAAATTGTCGAGAAGGTGGAACGCATCTGGCTCGACCCTACTGAATACTCCATGATGAAGTAA